The proteins below are encoded in one region of Epinephelus lanceolatus isolate andai-2023 chromosome 7, ASM4190304v1, whole genome shotgun sequence:
- the stc2a gene encoding stanniocalcin-2a, translating to MLVKLAVALLVLSVLEQVVGSDNTDIHDSLPEKPASQKGRLSLQNTAEIQHCLVSAGDVGCGVFECFENNSCEIRGLQEICMTFLHNAGKFDSQGKSFIKDALKCMAHGLRHKFSCISRKCVSIKEMVFQLQRECYIKHNLCSAAKENVAVMVEMIHFQDLFPKGPYVELVNILLSCGEEVKEALTRSVRLQCEQNWGALCDSLSLCSSLTPSPAGAAVEQHHRPLPSHPEPEHPRPPRQGEKDKPAKAGFNTHPRNRSQGPRRQSPEAGVVAEQEDPEATDIRR from the exons ATGTTGGTCAAACTGGCCGTGGCGCTGCTGGTTTTGTCAGTGCTGGAGCAAGTGGTGGGATCGGATAATACTGATATCCATGACAGCCTCCCGGAGAAGCCTGCGAGCCAGAAAGGACGCCTCTCCCTGCAGAATACAG CTGAGATCCAGCATTGCCTGGTGAGTGCAGGGGATGTCGGCTGTGGTGTGTTTGAATGCTTTGAGAATAACTCCTGCGAGATACGAGGGCTACAGGAAATCTGCATGACGTTCCTGCACAACGCTGGCAAATTTGACTCTCAG ggGAAGTCCTTCATCAAGGATGCTCTGAAATGTATGGCACATGGGCTACGGCACAAGTTCAGCTGCATCAGCCGgaagtgtgtttccattaaagaGATGGTGTTCCAGCTCCAGAGAGAGTGTTACATCAAACACAACCTTTGCTCTGCTGCGAAGGAGAATGTGGCCGTCATGGTGGAGATGATCCATTTCCAAGATCTCTTCCCTAAAGG TCCATATGTGGAGCTGGTGAATATTCTCCTAAGCTGCggagaggaggtgaaggaggcgTTGACACGGAGTGTCCGGCTACAGTGCGAGCAGAACTGGGGGGCTCTGTGCGACAGCCTGAGCCTCTGCTCCTCCCTCACCCCGTCTCCCGCCGGCGCCGCCGTCGAACAACACCACCGCCCCTTGCCTTCCCACCCTGAGCCTGAGCATCCTCGCCCCCCGCGGCAAGGTGAAAAGGACAAACCCGCTAAGGCGGGCTTCAACACTCACCCACGCAACCGCAGTCAGGGACCCCGCCGCCAGAGCCCAGAGGCCGGAGTCGTGGCCGAGCAGGAAGACCCCGAGGCCACTGATATCCGGAGGTGA